A genomic window from Cupriavidus basilensis includes:
- a CDS encoding DUF979 domain-containing protein, whose translation MIISIDYLYWLAGLVLAITALMTFADRGHPRRLSTGLFWALYALVFLIGDKLPPAIVGIGAVVMALIAGFGGVGHGKHGTLPEAERRASAKRLGNKLFIPALLIPVVTVIGTLLFKDVKVAGLALLDPKNVTFVSLGIGCLVALGVACWLTRDTVVQGVRESRRLTESLGWALVLPQMLAMLGLVFADAGVGKAVAHLTTAYINMDYKLVAVVVYCVGMALFTVIMGNGFAAFPVMTGGIGVPILVNMFHGNPAVMAAIGMFSGYCGTLMTPMAANFNIVPAALLELDDKNAVIRAQVPTALMILVANIALLYFLM comes from the coding sequence ATGATCATTTCCATCGACTATCTCTACTGGCTCGCCGGGCTGGTGCTGGCCATCACGGCCTTGATGACCTTCGCCGACCGCGGCCATCCGCGCCGGCTCAGCACGGGTTTGTTCTGGGCGCTGTATGCGCTGGTCTTCCTGATCGGAGACAAGCTGCCGCCGGCCATCGTCGGCATCGGCGCCGTGGTGATGGCGCTGATCGCGGGCTTTGGCGGCGTGGGCCACGGCAAGCACGGCACGCTGCCGGAGGCCGAACGCCGCGCCTCGGCCAAGCGCCTGGGCAACAAGCTGTTCATCCCGGCGCTGCTGATTCCCGTGGTGACCGTGATCGGCACGCTGCTGTTCAAGGACGTGAAGGTCGCCGGCCTGGCGCTGCTCGATCCCAAGAACGTCACCTTCGTCTCGCTCGGCATCGGTTGCCTGGTGGCGCTGGGCGTGGCGTGCTGGCTCACCCGCGACACGGTGGTGCAGGGCGTGCGCGAATCGCGCCGGCTGACCGAGTCGCTGGGCTGGGCGCTGGTGCTGCCGCAGATGCTGGCCATGCTGGGCCTGGTGTTCGCCGATGCCGGTGTGGGCAAGGCGGTGGCGCACCTGACCACGGCCTATATCAACATGGACTACAAGCTCGTGGCCGTGGTGGTGTACTGCGTGGGCATGGCGCTCTTTACCGTGATCATGGGCAATGGCTTTGCCGCCTTCCCGGTGATGACCGGCGGCATCGGCGTGCCCATCCTGGTGAACATGTTCCACGGCAACCCGGCGGTGATGGCGGCCATCGGCATGTTCTCCGGCTACTGCGGCACGCTGATGACGCCGATGGCGGCCAACTTCAACATCGTGCCGGCCGCGCTGCTGGAGCTTGATGACAAGAACGCCGTGATCCGGGCGCAGGTGCCAACCGCGCTGATGATCCTGGTGGCCAATATCGCGCTGCTGTATTTCCTGATGTAA
- the pcp gene encoding pyroglutamyl-peptidase I → MRTVLLTGFEPFESEPINPSWEAVRALDGVRIGNGPDDLDAAIIVARQLPCVFGAANDALADLLDAIHPVLVIAVGQAGGRPEMSVERVAINVDDARIADNAGAQPVDTRIAEEGPAAYFSSLPIKAIVRDMRAAGVPASVSQTAGTFVCNHVFYGLMHLLATQGVPAGIRGGFIHIPYLPEQAARHPGQPSLSLALMIEGIRCAVTTALATTNDIREQGGQTH, encoded by the coding sequence ATGCGTACCGTGCTGCTGACCGGCTTCGAGCCGTTCGAGAGCGAGCCCATCAATCCTTCCTGGGAAGCGGTGCGCGCGCTTGACGGCGTGCGCATCGGCAACGGGCCCGATGACCTGGACGCCGCGATCATCGTCGCGCGCCAGTTGCCCTGCGTGTTCGGCGCGGCCAACGATGCGCTGGCGGACCTGCTCGACGCGATCCATCCCGTGCTGGTGATCGCGGTGGGGCAGGCGGGCGGGCGCCCCGAGATGTCGGTGGAGCGCGTGGCGATCAATGTCGACGATGCGCGCATTGCCGACAACGCCGGCGCGCAACCCGTCGACACCCGCATCGCCGAGGAGGGCCCGGCGGCGTATTTCTCCAGCCTGCCGATCAAGGCCATCGTGCGCGACATGCGCGCCGCGGGCGTGCCCGCATCGGTGTCGCAGACCGCAGGCACCTTCGTCTGCAACCACGTGTTCTACGGCTTGATGCACCTGCTTGCCACGCAAGGCGTGCCTGCCGGTATCCGTGGCGGCTTCATCCATATTCCCTATCTGCCTGAACAGGCGGCGCGCCATCCGGGGCAGCCCAGCCTGTCGCTGGCGTTGATGATCGAAGGCATCCGCTGCGCGGTGACCACGGCGCTTGCCACCACCAACGATATCCGCGAGCAGGGCGGCCAGACGCACTGA